A single window of Aphidius gifuensis isolate YNYX2018 linkage group LG1, ASM1490517v1, whole genome shotgun sequence DNA harbors:
- the LOC122847794 gene encoding ranBP-type and C3HC4-type zinc finger-containing protein 1-like produces the protein MSMEIETSFTSKTYENNFYNNNNNNNNGCENKEAVNDVEVENVEEESMIDDDDDDIDDDDEDDDDDDDAWMIEDDTTWFEDDPKPQPSEQEKVEQFVELMVKEDCNLMPNILKITCAICLDDCEQADGVILRNCRHTFCRVCLEGTIRHCEEPLVKCPNADGCDLFLQEREIKALVDPEVYEQYLAKSIIQAENEAGDEAFHCRTQDCPGWAFIEAGALIYLCQVCFSVNCLICQAIHQGKTCAEYQEDQRLNKTAYEQARLTENQLEEMLARGEVMRCPKCGVIITKTIGCDGMTCKMCKTALCWATKGARWGPRGYGDTSGGCRCRVNGQLCHPNCGNCH, from the exons atgAGCATGGAGATTGAGACAAGTTTTACATCAAAAACAtatgaaaacaatttttataataataataataataataataatggctgTGAAAATAAAGAAGCTGTAAATGATGTTGAAGTTGAGAATGTTGAAGAAGAAAGTatgattgatgatgatgatgacgacatcgacgatgatgatgaagatgatgatgatgatgatgatgcttgGATGATTGAGGATGATACAACATGGTTTGAAGATGATCCTAAGCCACAGCCATCTGAGCAAGAAAAAGTTGAacaatttgttgaattaatggTTAAAGAAGATTGTAATCTTATgccaaatattttaaaaataacatgtgCTATTTGTCTTGATGATTGTGAACAAGCTGATGGTGTTATTCTTCGTAATTGTCGTCATACATTTTGCag agttTGTTTAGAAGGAACAATACGTCATTGTGAAGAACCACTTGTTAAGTGTCCAAATGCTGATGGATgtgatttatttcttcaagaaCGTGAAATTAAAGCT TTGGTTGATCCAGAAGTTTATGAACAATATCTTGCAAAATCAATAATACAAGCTGAAAATGAAGCTGGTGATGAAGCATTTCATTGTCGAACACAAGATTGTCCAGGTTGGGCTTTTATTGAAGCTGgtgcattaatatatttgtgtCAAGTTTGTTTTTCTGTAAATTGCTTGATATGTCAAGCTATTCATCAAGGAAAAACTTGTGCTGAGTATCAAGAAGATCAACGATTAAATAAAACAGCATATGAACAGGCAAGATTAACTGAAAATCAACTTGAAGAAATGTTGGCAAGAGGTGAAGTAATGCGTTGTCCAAAATGTGGTGTTATTATTACCAAAACAATTGGATGTGATGGTATGACATGCAAAATGTGCAAGACTGCGTTGTGCTGGGCAACAAAAGGTGCTCGATGGGGACCTCGT GGATATGGTGATACATCAGGTGGATGTCGTTGTCGAGTCAATGGACAATTGTGTCATCCTAACTGTGGCAATTGtcattag
- the LOC122847795 gene encoding SET and MYND domain-containing protein 4-like, protein MEIKKYCDCPNYGCMYVHNRPVDTITDAKQLFLQKTTFKDKFEVVWKSSVAYIEESCDGLGKSVDHSESLRELGNKEYTTPKNEDYLRKSIEAYTKSIACAPAGSNELSLAYANRSAVLFKARLYQDCLLDIERALKSGYPDELKTKLFVRQSLCFKALDPSFNIESSGNAILWLPNSKKNNPNYNVKDEYSKMIKHLEKPRNVSLFSPEMKNKIIVGGSDAIELSKTNDNNQHVVATRDIKSGEFIYLSEPFAMVQSDKSRYISCWHCCRQTLAGIPCDECPNVVFCSPECKEKAWNEYHNLECLVLGQLLKSAKIYLEHLSTVKIFLKAINSAGGLIQLQKKIANIDSMKDEGLIFVNGTLDVNSIDNFHRLDYYKPTSTMCTFETTEVAVWIVTILCKKTNILGQKMTLKNLIKNKNKKIFILGELLLRYKMIVDHNVQTFAVTELGRSVEWSDVVMPFYKILKNSCDPNVDWAYLGSKVGYYAKKPIMQGELLLPSAAGPYYTKSKFDRHQILEYITDDPVPCKCTACTENLPTGQYLPSYQSMMLPTKIEQQLDCMMQTLQLWQDVIANGDTEELLTIKDTLNSMNDEFYKSITGPCREMSLWYYSIRILHSRLHMVHNNIMNMNKSTC, encoded by the exons atggagataaaaaaatattgtgattGTCCTAACTATGGCTGTATGTATGTTCATAATCGTCCTGTTGATACTATAACGGATgcaaaacaactttttttacaaaaaacgaCATTCAAAGACAAATTCGAGGTGGTATGGAAGTCTTCAGTCGCTTATATTGAAGAAAGTTGTGATGGACTTGGAAAAAGTGTTGATCACTCAGAATCCTTGAGAGAACTTGGTAACAAGGAATACACTACTCCTAAAAATGAAGATTATCTGCGTAAATCAATTGAAGCATACACCAAGAGTATTGCTTGTGCACCAGCTGGATCCAATGAATTGTCATTGGCTTATGCAAATCGTTCAGCTGTATTATTCAAAGCTAGACTCTATCAAGATTGTCTTCTTGACATAGAACGTGCTTTAAAATCAGGCTATCcagatgaattaaaaacaaaattatttgtacGTCAATCATTGTGCTTCAAGGCCTTAGACCCAAGCTTTAATATTGAGTCAAGTGGCAATGCAATTCTCTGGCTTcctaattcaaaaaaaaacaatccaaATTACAACGTCAAAGATGAATATTCAAAGATGATAAAACATCTTGAAAAACCACGTAATGTTAGTTTGTTTTCAccagaaatgaaaaataaaataatagttggTGGATCTGATGCAATTGAATTGtcaaaaacaaatgacaataatcAACATGTTGTTGCAACAAGAGACATCAAATctggtgaatttatttacctttctGAGCCATTTGCAATGGTTCAATCTGACAAATCACGTTATATTAGTTGTTGGCATTGTTGTCGTCAAACTTTGGCTGGTATACCATGTGATGAATGTCCAAATGTTGTGTTTTGTTCACCAGAATGCAAAGAAAAAGCATGGAATGAATATCACAATCTTGAATGTTTAGTCTTGGGACAACTTTTAAAATCTGCCAAAATCTATTTGGAACATCTATCaacagtaaaaatttttttaaaggctATCAACTCAGCAGGTGGTTTAATTCAATTGCAAAAGAAAATTGCCAATATTGACTCGATGAAAGATGAGGGGTTGATATTTGTCAATGGTACTCTTGATGTAAATtctattgataattttcatcgtcttgattattataaaccaACATCAACTATGTGTACATTTGAAACGACAGAAGTAGCAGTATGGATTGTTACaattttgtgtaaaaaaacaaatatattaggtcaaaaaatgacattgaaaaatttaattaaaaataaaaataaaaaaatatttattctggGAGAATTATTATTGCGATATAAGATGATTGTTGATCACAATGTTCAAact tttgCAGTAACAGAACTTGGTCGTTCAGTTGAGTGGTCAGATGTCGTCATGCCATTTTataagatattaaaaaacagcTGTGATCCTAATGTTGATTGGGCTTATTTGGGTTCAAAGGTTGGTTATTATGCTAAAAAGCCAATCATGCAAGGAGAACTGTTACTTCCGAGTGCTGCTGGTCCATATTATACAAAATCAAAGTTCGACCGACATCAGATACTAGAATATATCACTGATGATCCTGTACCATGTAAATGTACAGCATGTACTGAAAATTTGCCAACTGGGCAATATCTTCCATCTTACCag AGCATGATGTTGCCAACAAAAATCGAGCAACAATTGGATTGTATGATGCAAACACTACAATTGTGGCAAGATGTCATTGCCAATGGAGATACTGAagaattattaacaatcaaGGATACTTTGAATAGCATgaatgatgaattttataaatccatTACTGGTCCTTGTCGGGAAATGTCGTTATGGTATTACTCAATCAGAATATTACATAGTCGACTTCATATggttcataataatataatgaacaTGAATAAGTCAACATGTtag
- the LOC122847796 gene encoding SET and MYND domain-containing protein 4-like — translation MEKKHNRDHPADTTADAKQLFLQKTTLKDKFEVVWKSSISSIEKESDDKFVKSVDHSESWRKIGNNEFTTSKNEDYLRKSIEAYTKSIAFAPAGSNELSLAYANRSAVLFEARLYQDCLLDIERALKSGYPDDLKTKLFLRQSLCFKALKPSSNTETNISMANAMQWLPNLKKNNRKYNITKEYSKMMHQLEKPRDVSLFSPEIKNKNSIIAGGSDAIELKRINDNNQHIVATRDIKSGEFIYLSEPLAMVQSPELRFINCWHCGCQTWAGVPCDQCSNVVFCSQQCKEKAWNEYHDIECLVLGQLTKPTKIYLEYLLTLKIFLKAINSAGGLIELKTKIDKIDSMKNEGLIFTNGTLDVNSLDNFHRLDYFKPTSTMCKFETTEMAVWIVTTLGQKTNILGKKMTLKNLIKNKNKKIFILGELLLRYQMIVSHTGLYFANSEPGDTVEWSNFMMSFCKLTKRSCDPNVDWAYLGPNVGYYAKKPIIQGEPILVSTVGSYSLPKIIRNVSFRHITDDPVPCKCIACVENWPAARYLPSYQSMGLPISITKKLDRMTLIMKGWIGIIRNKDTKELLKIKDKLNGMNDEFHQYITGPCQEIPLWYFAMRMLYNRLHMVYHNTMTMYENSTNS, via the exons atggaaaaaaaacataaccGTGATCATCCTGCTGATACTACAGCTGATgcaaaacaactttttttacaaaaaacgaCATTGAAAGATAAATTTGAAGTGGTATGGAAATCTTCGATTTCttctattgaaaaagaaagtgatgataaatttgtaaaaagtgTTGATCACTCGGAATCTTGGAGGAAAATTGGTAACAACGAATTCACTACttcaaaaaatgaagattATCTGCGCAAATCAATTGAAGCATACACCAAAAGTATTGCTTTTGCACCAGCTGGATCCAATGAATTGTCATTGGCTTATGCAAATCGTTCAGCTGTATTATTCGAAGCTAGACTTTATCAAGATTGTCTTCTTGATATTGAACGCGCATTGAAATCAGGCTATCcagatgatttaaaaacaaaattatttttacgtcaATCATTGTGTTTCAAGGCCTTGAAACCAAGCTCAAATACTGAGACAAATATTTCAATGGCCAATGCAATGCAGTGGCTTccgaatttgaaaaaaaataatcgcaAATACAACATCACCAAGGAGTATTCAAAGATGATGCATCAACTTGAAAAACCACGTGATGTGAGTTTGTTTTcaccagaaataaaaaataaaaattcaataatagcTGGTGGATCTGATGCAATTGAGCTGAAAAgaataaatgacaataatcAACATATTGTTGCAACAAGAGACATTAAATctggtgaatttatttatctttctgAGCCACTTGCAATGGTTCAATCTCCCGAATTacgttttattaattgttggcATTGTGGTTGTCAAACTTGGGCTGGTGTACCATGTGATCAATGTTCAAATGTTGTATTTTGTTCACAACAATGTAAAGAAAAAGCATGGAATGAATATCATGATATTGAATGTTTAGTCTTAGGACAACTTACAAAACCTACCAAAATATATTTGGAATATCTattgacattaaaaatttttttaaaggctATCAACTCAGCAGGTGgtttaattgaattgaaaacaaaaattgacaaGATTGACTCGATGAAAAATGAAGGGTTGATATTTACCAATGGTACTCTTGATGTAAATtctcttgataattttcatcgtcttgattattttaaaccaACATCAACTATGTGTAAATTTGAAACGACAGAAATGGCAGTATGGATTGTCACAACTCTGggtcaaaaaacaaatatacttggtaaaaaaatgacattgaaaaatttaattaaaaataaaaataaaaaaatatttattctggGAGAATTATTATTGCGATATCAGATGATTGTTAGTCACACTGGtctatat tttgCAAACTCAGAACCTGGCGATACTGTTGAATGGTCAAATTTCATGAtgtcattttgtaaattaacaaaaagaaGCTGTGATCCTAACGTTGATTGGGCTTACTTGGGTCCAAATGTTGGATATTATGCTAAGAAACCAATCATACAAGGAGAACcg ATACTGGTGAGCACCGTTGGTTCATATTCATTACCTAAAATCATACGAAATGTAAGTTTTCGACATATTACTGATGATCCTGTACCATGTAAATGCATAGCATGTGTTGAAAATTGGCCAGCAGCACGATATCTTCCATCTTACCAG AGCATGGGGTTGCCAATAAGCATCACAAAAAAGTTGGATCGTATGACGCTCATAATGAAAGGGTGGATAGGTATCATTCGTAACAAAGATactaaagaattattaaaaatcaaggaTAAATTAAATGGCATGAATGATGAATTTCATCAATACATTACTGGTCCTTGCCAAGAAATTCCATTATGGTATTTTGCAATGAGAATGCTATACAATCGACTACATATGGTTTATCATAATACAATGACCATGTacgaaaattcaacaaattcataa
- the LOC122860699 gene encoding SET and MYND domain-containing protein 4-like isoform X1, giving the protein MYFKPSSGDTEIVAEREFLQKTTFKDKFEVVWNFRAPDILETHEKEDKTIADSIHWRTTGNNKYKNSRNKDYLSKSIEAYTKSIAFAPVGSSELSLAYANRSAALFKARLYQDCLLDIERAIKAGYPDHLKTKLFIRQSLCFKALNPNSRLEGCISNANAIQWLPDLLKSYPNYNLEGEYLKMMNQLEKPRDIIKFSPEIKNKNSIIAGGSDAIELKRINDNNQHIVATRDIKSGEFIYLSEPFATALCAELRFTNCWHCCRQTWAGIPCDQCPNVVFCSPKCKVSAWSEYHDIECLVLGELLKPNEIDLEYLLAIKILSKAINSAGGLIELKRKVDNVKDNDEMILTNGILDVNTIDNFNRLDYLKATSIDCSFEITITVVWIVTFFGKMTNIFGRKTSLKDLIKDKSKYQQILILGDLLLRYTMIVNRNAQFLQGEEKDLVWLHVNIPFCKLIKKSCDPNVYWVFSDSNVGFYASKPIKQGEPILLSVVSSYHLTTKANRNLVIGLMDDDAAPCKCTACVENWPTISSLPSYESMGLPIRIKEEMIHMMVKLKVMRTILCYGDTKKLLTVKDSLNSMNDKIHQYITGPCKEKSELYLALQGFYCQLLKIHHTLE; this is encoded by the exons atgtattttaaaccATCTTCTGGTGATACTGAAATTGTTGCTGAACgcgaatttttacaaaaaacaacatttaaagataaattcgAAGTGGTATGGAATTTTAGAGCTCCAGATATACTAGAAACTCATGAAAAAGAGGACAAAACCATTGCTGATTCAATACATTGGCGAACAACTGGtaacaataaatacaaaaattcaagaaataaaGATTATTTGAGCAAATCAATTGAAGCATACACCAAGAGTATTGCTTTTGCACCAGTTGGATCCAGTGAATTATCATTGGCTTATGCAAATCGTTCAGCTGCATTATTCAAAGCTAGACTCTATCAAGATTGTCTTCTTGATATTGAACGAGCAATCAAAGCAGGCTATCCAgatcatttaaaaacaaaattatttattcgtcAATCATTGTGTTTCAAGGCCTTGAATCCAAACTCAAGGCTTGAAGGATGTATATCAAATGCAAATGCAATTCAGTGGCTTCCTGATTTATTGAAAAGTTATCCAAATTACAATCTTGAAGgggaatatttaaaaatgatgaatcaacttgaaaaaccacgtgatataattaaattttcaccagaaataaaaaataaaaattcaataatagcTGGTGGATCTGATGCAATTGAGCTGAAAAgaataaatgacaataatcAACATATTGTTGCAACAAGAGACATTAAATctggtgaatttatttatctttctgAGCCATTTGCAACAGCTTTATGTGCTGAATTACGTTTTACTAATTGTTGGCATTGTTGTCGACAAACTTGGGCTGGTATACCATGTGACCAATGTCCAAATGTTGTATTTTGTTCACCCAAATGCAAAGTTTCAGCATGGAGTGAATATCATGATATTGAATGTTTAGTCTTGGGAGAACTTTTAAAACCCAATGAAATTGATTTGGAATATCTATTggcaataaaaattctttcaaaGGCTATCAACTCAGCAGGTGgtttaattgaattgaaaagaaaagttGACAATGTTAAGGACAACGATGAAATGATATTAACTAATGGTATTCTTGATGTTAAtactattgataattttaatcgtcttgattatttaaaagcaACATCAATTGATTGttcatttgaaataacaaTTACTGTCGTATGGATTGTCAcattttttggtaaaatgacaaatatatttgGTAGAAAAACATCATTGAAAGACTTGATTAaagataaaagtaaatatcaacaaatattaattttgggAGATTTATTATTACGATATACGATGATTGTTAATCGCAATGCTCAGTTT ctTCAAGGAGAAGAAAAAGATCTTGTGTGGTTACATGTCAACATACCATTCTGtaagctaataaaaaaaagctgtgaTCCTAATGTCTATTGGGTTTTCTCGGATTCAAACGTTGGATTTTATGCTTCTAAACCAATCAAACAAGGAGAACcg atACTTTTGAGTGTTGTTAGTTCATATCATCTAACAACAAAAGCTAATCGTAACTTGGTAATAGGACTTATGGATGATGATGCTGCACCATGTAAATGTACAGCATGTGTTGAAAATTGGCCAACAATATCATCTCTTCCATCTTACGAG AGCATGGGGTTGCCAATAAGAATCAAGGAAGAAATGATTCATATGATGGTAAAGTTAAAAGTGATGCGAACTATCCTTTGTTATGGAGatactaaaaaattgttaacagTCAAGGATAGTTTGAATAGCATGAATGACAAGATTCATCAATATATCACTGGTCCTTGTAAAGAAAAGTCAGAATTATATTTAGCACTTCAAGGATTTTATTGTCAACTACTGAAGATTCATCATACTCTcgagtaa
- the LOC122860700 gene encoding SET and MYND domain-containing protein 4-like — protein sequence MYFNYPPGDAVIIARRQFSQKTTFKDKFEVIWNFTALDIKRTHEKVDKTIANSIHWRTIGNNLYTTVKNNDYLSKSIEAYTKSIAFAPVGSNELSLAYANRSAVLFKARLYQDCLLDIERALKSTGYPDKLKTKLFIRQSLCFKALNPNSRLERCISNANAIQWLPDLMESYPNYNLKDEYLKMINALEKPRDIIKFSPEIKNNNSIIVGGSDAIELNEQHIVATRDIKSGEFIYISNPFATVLCNELRFTNCWHCCRQTWVGVPCDECPVVIYCSQECKDAAWNSYHNLECLILGQLLKYSQMSPDYLLTVKIISKAINSAGGLIELKKKIDNIKENDEMIFTNGILDVNTIDNFNRLDYFKATSTECTFELTAAVVWIVTIFGEKTNIFGKKTSLKDLHKDKNKKILILGELILRYLMTVNRNAQFFKEDLMWLHVNIPFRKLIKKSCDPNVDWVFSDSNLGFYATKPIKQGEPLLSSVVSSYHLTTKVNRYRAIGLTNDDPVPCKCTACVENWPTIESLPSFLSMRLPIRIKKEMSHMILKLEMMQNILCYGDTKTLLTVKDSLNSMNDKIHQYITCPCREKSTLHLALRGFYCKLLKIHHTLK from the exons atgtattttaattatcctCCTGGTGATGCTGTAATTATTGCTAGACGTcaattttcacaaaaaacaacatttaaagataaattcgAAGTGATATGGAATTTTACAGCTTTAGATATAAAAAGAACTCATGAAAAAGTTGACAAAACCATTGCTAATTCAATACATTGGCGTACAATTGGTAACAATCTATACActactgtaaaaaataatgattatttaagcAAATCAATTGAAGCATACACCAAAAGTATTGCTTTTGCACCAGTTGGATCCAATGAATTGTCATTGGCTTATGCAAATCGTTCAGCTGTATTATTCAAAGCTAGACTCTATCAAGATTGTCTTCTTGACATTGAACGTGCATTGAAATCAACAGGCTAtccagataaattaaaaacaaaattatttattcgtcAATCATTGTGCTTCAAGGCCTTGAATCCAAACTCAAGGCTTGAACGATGTATATCAAATGCAAATGCAATTCAGTGGCTTCCTGATTTAATGGAAAGTTATCCAAATTATAATCTCAaagatgaatatttaaaaatgataaatgcaCTTGAAAAACCACgtgatataattaaattttcaccagaaataaaaaataataattcaataatagtTGGTGGATCTGATGcaattgaattaaatgaaCAACATATTGTTGCAACAAGGGATATTAAATctggtgaatttatttacatttctaATCCATTTGCAACAGTTCTATGTAATGAATTACGTTTTACTAATTGTTGGCATTGTTGTCGACAAACTTGGGTTGGTGTACCATGTGATGAATGTCCAGTTGTTATATATTGTTCACAGGAATGCAAAGATGCAGCTTGGAATAGTTATCATaatcttgaatgtttaatacTCGGACAACTTTTAAAATACTCACAAATGTCACCAGACTATTTATTAacagttaaaattatttcaaaggCTATCAACTCAGCAGGTGGTttgattgaattgaaaaaaaaaattgacaatattaaGGAAAACGATGAAATGATATTTACCAATGGTATTCTTGATGTTAAtactattgataattttaatcgtcttgattattttaaagcaACATCAACTGAGTGTACATTTGAATTAACAGCAGCTGTCGTATGGATTGTCACAATTTTtggtgaaaaaacaaatatatttggtaaaaaaacatcattgaAAGATTTgcataaagataaaaataaaaaaatattaattttaggaGAATTAATATTGCGATATTTAATGACGGTTAATCGCAATGCTCAattt tttAAAGAAGATCTCATGTGGTTACATGTCAACATACCATTTcgtaagttaataaaaaaaagctgtgaTCCTAATGTCGATTGGGTTTTCTCGGATTCAAACCTTGGATTTTATGCTACTAAACCAATTAAGCAAGGAGAACcg ttactTTCAAGTGTTGTTAGCTCATATCATCTAACAACAAAAGTCAACCGTTACAGGGCAATAGGACTTACGAATGATGATCCTGTACCATGTAAATGTACAGCATGTGTTGAAAATTGGCCAACAATAGAATCTCTTCCATCTTTTCTG AGCATGAGGTTGCCAATAAGAATCAAGAAAGAAATGAGTCATATGATTCTAAAGTTAGAAATGATGCAAAATATCCTTTGTTATGGAGATACTAAAACATTGTTAACCGTCAAGGATAGTTTGAATAGCATGAATGACAAGATTCATCAATATATCACTTGTCCTTGTAGAGAAAAATCAACATTACATTTAGCACTTCGAggattttattgtaaattactGAAGATTCATCATACTctcaagtaa
- the LOC122860697 gene encoding uncharacterized protein LOC122860697: MEKKCSCKCWGHFPENALGGWEKTWMNLRKKFLKKKTFYTRFVIMRKLIAKRASENHGDSNCDLLIMEKTIADSVSWRTTGNKKFHQISKRGNYLSESIEAYTKSIAFAPIGSSELSLAYANRSAVLFKARLYQDCLLDIERALKSGYPDELKTKVFLRQAFSFKALDPSFNIEPSDSMANAMQWLPNLKKNCPYYNIKAECSKMMNQLEEPLDTNTVKFTPTIKNNNSIIVGGSDAIELKKTNDNKQHIFATRNIKSGEFIYINKPFEMIACDDDRYKTCWHCCRQTWAGIPCDQCPNVVFCSPECKDSAWNEYHDIECPALSYSKIVKFHHEDDWRFQLTIKILSKALKAAGGIAQLKQKIDDVDSMEDKSMIYTDDIFDVNTIDNFHRLKYDKSAFDQCSFERTTRILSLVLMFGLQTNIFGRKMEVVDTCSNEDALALGVLIARYFVIVDYNVLYILADEESDDNDPTHALIMPIQNMFVKDCEHDVNWYDYGQNVAFFAAKPIKKGEEIKMFAIGINQAKELIENKIKLARYGNELCECSVCVKDLPALEDLPSYKSFKQSKKVRKELNRIMREADDYFEIIAEADPEKLLEIKDTYAEMTDKIYGHNTGFCRETWWFQDMLQRLYQQLSVPRRIIQ; the protein is encoded by the exons ATGGAGAAAAAATGTTCCTGTAAATGTTGGGGTCATTTTCCTGAGAATGCCTTAGGAGGTTGGGAGAAAACATGGATGAATTTAAGAAAgaaatttcttaaaaaaaagacattttatACTAGATTTGTAATTATGCGAAAACTTATAGCTAAAAGAGCTTCTGAAAATCATGGTGACAGTAATTGTGATCTCCtgataatggaaaaaacaatTGCTGATTCAGTGTCTTGGCGAACAACTGGTAACAAAAAATTccatcaaatttcaaaaagagGGAATTACCTGAGCGAATCAATTGAAGCATACACCAAGAGTATTGCTTTTGCACCAATTGGATCCAGTGAATTGTCATTGGCTTATGCAAATCGTTCAGCTGTATTATTCAAAGCTAGACTCTATCAAGATTGTCTTCTTGATATTGAACGTGCATTGAAATCAGGCTATCcagatgaattaaaaacaaaagtatttttacGTCAAGCATTCTCTTTCAAGGCTTTGGATCCAAGCTTTAATATTGAGCCAAGTGATTCAATGGCCAATGCAATGCAGTGGCttccaaatttaaaaaaaaattgcccaTACTACAACATCAAAGCTGAATGTTCAAAGATGATGAATCAACTTGAAGAACCACTTGATACAAACACTGTTAAATTTActccaacaattaaaaataataattcaataatagtTGGTGGATCTGAtgcaattgaattgaaaaaaacaaatgacaataaacAACATATTTTTGCAACAAGAAACATCAAATctggtgaatttatttacatcaatAAACCATTTGAAATGATTGCTTGTGATGATGATCGTTACAAGACTTGTTGGCATTGTTGTCGACAAACTTGGGCTGGTATACCATGTGACCAATGTCCAAATGTTGTATTTTGTTCACCAGAATGCAAAGATTCAGCATGGAATGAATATCATGATATTGAATGTCCAGCTTTGAGTTATTCAAAGATAGTCAAATTTCATCATGAAGATGATTGGCGATTccaattgacaattaaaatattatcaaaagcaCTCAAAGCTGCTGGTGGTATTGCACAATTAAagcaaaaaattgatgatgttgattcaATGGAAGATAAATCAATGATTTATACTGATGATATATTTGATGTTAATACTATCGATAATTTTCATCGTCTTAAATACGACAAGTCAGCATTTGATCAATGTTCATTTGAACGGACAACTCGAATTTTATCACTTGTTCTAATGTTTGGTcttcaaacaaatattttcgGTCGAAAAATGGAAGTTGTTGATACCTGTTCAAATGAAGATGCATTGGCTTTGGGAGTTTTAATAGCCAGATATTTCGTGATTGTTGATTacaatgttttatatatt cTTGCTGATGAAGAGTCGGATGATAATGACCCTACACATGCTCTTATAATGCCAATTCAAAACATGTTCGTGAAAGATTGTGAACATGATGTCAACTGGTACGACTATGGACAAAATGTTGCATTTTTTGCTGCAAAACCAATTAAAAAAGGCGAAGAG ataaaaatgttTGCAATTGGTATTAACCAGGCCAaggaattaattgaaaataaaataaaacttgcaAGATATGGTAATGAGCTATGCGAGTGTTCAGTATGTGTCAAAGATTTACCAGCACTGGAAGATCTTCCATCTTAcaag AGTTTTAAGCAATCAAAAAAAGTTCGAAAAGAATTGAATCGTATCATGAGAGAAGCAGATGATTATTTTGAGATCATTGCCGAGGCAGACCCTGAAAAATTGCTTGAAATAAAAGACACATATGCTGAAATGACTGATAAAATTTATGGTCATAATACTGGTTTTTGTCGTGAAACTTGGTGGTTTCAAGATATGCTGCAACGTTTATATCAACAACTCAGCGTTCCACGTcgtattattcaataa